A single window of Nocardia sp. NBC_01327 DNA harbors:
- the ilvC gene encoding ketol-acid reductoisomerase — MFYDDDADLSIIQGKKVAVIGYGSQGHAHSLSLRDSGVDVRVGLAEGSKSRPKAEEAGLTVGTPAEVSAWADVIMVLAPDTAQASIFTNDIEPNLKDGDALFFGHGLNIHFGLIKAPANVTVAMVAPKGPGHLVRRQFVDGKGVPALIAVDQDPTGEGQALALSYAKGIGGTRAGVIKTSFKEETETDLFGEQAVLCGGTEELVKTGFEVMVEAGYAPEMAYFEVLHELKLIVDLMYEGGIARMNYSVSDTAEFGGYLSGPRVIDAGTKERMKAILSDIQDGTFVKRLVANVEGGNKELEGLRKENAEHPIEVTGAKLRGLMSWVDRPITETA, encoded by the coding sequence ATGTTCTATGACGACGATGCTGACCTGTCGATCATCCAGGGCAAGAAGGTCGCGGTCATCGGCTACGGCAGCCAGGGCCACGCCCACTCGCTGAGCCTGCGTGACTCCGGCGTCGACGTCCGCGTCGGCCTGGCCGAGGGTTCGAAGTCCCGCCCGAAGGCCGAAGAGGCCGGTCTGACCGTCGGCACTCCCGCCGAGGTCTCCGCGTGGGCCGACGTGATCATGGTCCTGGCCCCCGACACCGCCCAGGCGTCGATCTTCACCAATGACATCGAGCCCAACCTCAAGGACGGCGACGCGCTGTTCTTCGGCCACGGCCTGAACATTCACTTCGGTCTGATCAAGGCTCCGGCCAATGTCACCGTCGCCATGGTCGCCCCCAAGGGCCCGGGCCACCTGGTGCGCCGCCAGTTCGTCGACGGCAAGGGCGTTCCGGCTCTGATCGCGGTCGATCAGGACCCGACCGGCGAGGGCCAGGCCCTGGCGCTGTCCTACGCCAAGGGCATCGGCGGCACCCGCGCGGGCGTCATCAAGACCTCGTTCAAGGAAGAGACCGAGACCGACCTCTTCGGTGAGCAGGCCGTGCTCTGCGGCGGCACCGAGGAACTGGTCAAGACCGGCTTCGAGGTCATGGTCGAGGCCGGCTACGCGCCCGAGATGGCGTACTTCGAGGTGCTGCACGAGCTCAAGCTGATCGTCGACCTCATGTACGAGGGTGGCATCGCCCGCATGAACTACTCGGTCTCCGACACCGCCGAATTCGGCGGCTACCTGTCGGGCCCGCGCGTTATCGACGCCGGCACCAAGGAGCGCATGAAGGCGATCCTGTCCGACATCCAGGACGGCACCTTCGTCAAGCGCCTCGTCGCGAATGTCGAGGGCGGCAACAAGGAGCTCGAGGGCCTCCGCAAGGAGAACGCCGAGCACCCGATCGAGGTCACCGGTGCCAAGCTGCGCGGCCTGATGAGCTGGGTCGATCGCCCGATCACCGAAACCGCGTAA
- a CDS encoding acetolactate synthase large subunit encodes MSAPTARPGPSARRPAPSATPAVAPATTPNRRQVPPERVTGAQSVVRSLEELGVDTVFGIPGGAILPVYDPLFDSTKVRHVLVRHEQGGGHAATGYAQATGKVGVCMATSGPGATNLVTPIADAQMDSVPLVAITGQVGRSLIGTDAFQEADISGITMACTKHNFLVTDPIDIPRMLAEAFHLASSGRPGAVLVDIPKDVLQAQTTFSWPPEMRLPGYRPVTKPHGKQVREAARMILEAKSPVLYVGGGVIKSDASPELLELAELTGIPVVTTLMARGAFPDTHTLNMGMPGMHGTVGAVAALQKSDLMVVLGARFDDRVTGQLDSFAPNAKVIHADIDPAEIGKNRHADVPIVGDCREVITELIETLKADPAVGEAPLLELGAWWTYLDGIRKAYPLGWKTPSDGSLSPEFVIETLGRLAGPDAIYCAGVGQHQMWAAQFIKYEKPRTWLNSGGLGTMGYAVPAAMGAKMGLPDREVWAIDGDGCFQMTNQELATCAVEGVPIKVALINNGNLGMVRQWQTLFYEKRYSNTDLGTHTLRIPDFVKLAEALGCHGIRVEKEEDVEAAILEAQSINDRPVVIDFIVGKDAQVWPMVAAGTSNDEIMAARGIRPLFDDDEAVDEPAVIHEAMLHEKATLTAHEKAAQKGSEE; translated from the coding sequence GTGAGCGCACCTACCGCCCGACCCGGGCCTTCGGCCCGCAGGCCCGCGCCCTCGGCCACGCCGGCCGTGGCTCCGGCCACTACTCCGAATCGCCGCCAGGTCCCGCCCGAGCGGGTCACCGGCGCGCAGTCTGTTGTCCGCTCGCTCGAGGAGCTCGGCGTCGACACGGTTTTCGGTATTCCGGGCGGCGCGATCCTTCCCGTCTACGACCCGCTGTTCGATTCGACCAAGGTCCGCCACGTGCTGGTGCGGCATGAGCAGGGCGGCGGCCACGCGGCCACCGGTTATGCGCAGGCCACCGGCAAGGTCGGTGTGTGCATGGCCACGTCCGGCCCCGGCGCGACCAACCTGGTGACCCCGATCGCGGACGCCCAGATGGATTCGGTGCCGCTGGTGGCCATCACCGGCCAGGTCGGGCGCAGCCTGATCGGCACCGACGCCTTCCAGGAAGCCGATATCTCCGGCATCACCATGGCGTGTACCAAGCACAACTTCCTGGTCACCGATCCGATCGATATCCCGCGCATGCTGGCCGAGGCCTTCCATCTGGCCTCCTCCGGCCGCCCGGGCGCGGTCCTGGTCGATATCCCGAAGGATGTGCTGCAGGCGCAGACCACCTTCAGCTGGCCGCCGGAGATGCGCCTGCCCGGGTACCGTCCGGTCACCAAGCCGCACGGCAAGCAGGTGCGCGAGGCCGCCCGCATGATCCTCGAGGCCAAGTCCCCGGTGCTCTACGTCGGCGGCGGCGTCATCAAGTCCGACGCCTCCCCGGAACTGCTGGAACTGGCCGAGCTGACCGGTATCCCGGTCGTCACCACGCTGATGGCCCGCGGCGCGTTCCCCGATACGCACACCCTGAACATGGGTATGCCCGGTATGCACGGCACCGTGGGAGCCGTTGCGGCGCTGCAGAAGTCGGACCTCATGGTTGTGCTCGGCGCGCGTTTCGACGACCGTGTCACCGGCCAGCTGGACTCCTTCGCGCCCAATGCCAAGGTCATCCACGCCGATATCGACCCGGCCGAGATCGGCAAGAACCGGCACGCGGACGTCCCGATCGTGGGCGACTGCCGTGAGGTCATCACCGAGCTCATCGAAACCCTCAAGGCCGATCCGGCCGTCGGCGAAGCGCCGCTGCTCGAGCTCGGCGCCTGGTGGACCTACCTGGACGGGATCCGCAAGGCCTACCCGCTGGGCTGGAAGACCCCGAGCGACGGTTCGCTGTCCCCGGAATTCGTCATCGAGACGCTGGGCCGGCTCGCCGGACCGGACGCCATCTACTGCGCCGGCGTCGGCCAGCACCAGATGTGGGCCGCCCAGTTCATCAAGTACGAGAAGCCGCGCACCTGGCTGAACTCCGGTGGCCTCGGCACCATGGGCTACGCGGTCCCCGCGGCCATGGGCGCCAAGATGGGCCTGCCGGACCGCGAGGTCTGGGCCATCGACGGTGACGGCTGCTTCCAGATGACCAATCAGGAACTGGCGACCTGTGCCGTCGAGGGTGTGCCGATCAAGGTCGCGCTCATCAACAACGGCAATCTCGGCATGGTCCGCCAGTGGCAGACCCTGTTCTACGAGAAGCGCTACTCGAACACCGATCTGGGCACCCACACCCTGCGCATCCCCGATTTCGTGAAGCTCGCGGAAGCCCTTGGCTGCCATGGCATCCGGGTCGAGAAGGAAGAGGATGTGGAGGCCGCGATCCTCGAGGCGCAGTCCATCAACGACCGTCCCGTGGTGATCGATTTCATCGTCGGCAAGGACGCGCAGGTGTGGCCGATGGTCGCCGCCGGCACCTCCAATGACGAGATCATGGCCGCGCGCGGCATCCGCCCGCTCTTCGATGACGATGAGGCCGTGGACGAGCCCGCCGTGATCCACGAGGCGATGCTGCACGAGAAGGCCACCCTGACTGCCCACGAAAAGGCCGCCCAGAAGGGTTCCGAGGAATGA
- the ilvN gene encoding acetolactate synthase small subunit → MSTTHTLSVLVEDKPGVLARVASLFSRRGFNIESLAVGGTEIPEISRMTIVVTVEDLPLEQVTKQLNKLINVIKIVEQDDDSSVARELILVKVRADASVRTQVIEAVNLFRAKVIDVSPDALTIEATGTRSKLDALLRMMEPYGIREIVQSGVVAVGRGPKSITATR, encoded by the coding sequence ATGAGCACGACCCATACCCTCTCCGTGTTGGTGGAGGACAAGCCCGGCGTGCTCGCGCGCGTCGCCAGCCTGTTCTCCCGCCGCGGCTTCAATATCGAGTCGCTGGCGGTCGGCGGCACCGAGATCCCCGAGATCTCGCGCATGACCATCGTCGTGACGGTCGAGGACCTGCCGCTCGAGCAGGTCACCAAGCAGCTCAACAAGCTGATCAATGTCATCAAGATCGTGGAGCAGGACGACGACAGTTCCGTTGCCCGCGAACTGATCCTGGTGAAGGTGCGCGCTGACGCCAGCGTCCGCACCCAGGTCATCGAAGCCGTGAACCTGTTCCGCGCCAAGGTGATCGACGTGTCACCCGACGCGCTGACCATCGAGGCGACCGGGACCCGGTCCAAGCTCGACGCGCTGCTGCGCATGATGGAGCCCTACGGCATCCGTGAGATCGTGCAGTCCGGCGTCGTGGCCGTCGGCCGCGGCCCCAAGTCGATCACAGCTACCCGATAA
- a CDS encoding PQQ-dependent sugar dehydrogenase, with product MSWVAAGRFGVGARRIVVGAMLGVMLLSGCARFDDRASTPFTTEPNWQDADQGSTKPNAPSSSAKRPDLPCVDPDPAVVISCLDTTGGVVTLPDGTSGLVAERLTGRILKVVATDEGVPPAPVEIAHLDVDATGDGGLTALALSPSFAEDGLIYAYITTGSDNRVVRVSTDGGAPKPILTGIPKGANGNRGALDFHTADKMLVLTGDAGNPSSAADNGSWAGKLLSVNSPAPGATAQVMLAGIGVAGGVCSDHQDSIWITDRTATEDRLQRVAPDGTATKAWSWPDHPGVAGCAAATDGVAIALTNQKALAIAKADKTTHAVTASPTLLAQDKYGRLDGASIGGDGSIWSSTVNKSDGGQPNQYDDRVVRIPPPSAGQGGGPD from the coding sequence ATGAGTTGGGTTGCCGCGGGCCGGTTCGGGGTGGGCGCACGGAGAATCGTGGTGGGCGCGATGCTCGGCGTCATGCTGCTCTCCGGCTGTGCACGGTTCGACGATCGTGCTTCGACGCCGTTCACCACCGAGCCGAACTGGCAGGATGCCGATCAGGGCAGTACCAAGCCGAATGCGCCGAGCAGTTCGGCGAAGCGGCCGGATCTGCCGTGTGTGGATCCCGATCCGGCCGTGGTCATCTCATGCCTGGATACCACCGGCGGCGTGGTCACCCTGCCGGACGGCACCAGCGGACTGGTCGCGGAACGGCTGACCGGGCGGATTCTGAAGGTGGTCGCCACCGATGAGGGCGTTCCGCCCGCGCCGGTGGAGATCGCCCATCTCGATGTGGACGCGACCGGCGACGGCGGTCTCACCGCGCTGGCGCTGTCCCCCAGTTTCGCCGAGGACGGCCTGATCTACGCGTACATCACCACCGGCAGCGATAACCGGGTGGTGCGCGTATCCACCGACGGCGGCGCGCCCAAGCCGATTCTCACCGGAATCCCGAAGGGCGCCAACGGTAATCGCGGCGCCCTCGACTTCCACACCGCCGACAAGATGCTGGTGCTCACCGGCGATGCGGGCAACCCCTCGTCGGCGGCCGACAATGGTTCCTGGGCCGGAAAACTGCTGAGCGTCAACTCACCCGCGCCGGGCGCCACCGCGCAGGTCATGCTCGCCGGTATCGGCGTCGCGGGCGGCGTGTGCTCGGACCACCAGGATTCCATCTGGATCACCGACCGCACCGCCACCGAGGATCGTCTGCAGCGCGTCGCGCCCGACGGCACCGCCACCAAGGCCTGGAGCTGGCCCGATCATCCGGGTGTGGCCGGTTGCGCCGCCGCCACCGACGGCGTGGCCATTGCCCTCACCAACCAGAAGGCCCTGGCAATCGCGAAGGCCGACAAGACAACTCACGCCGTCACCGCGTCCCCGACGCTGCTGGCACAGGACAAGTACGGGCGGCTCGACGGCGCCTCGATCGGCGGCGACGGCAGCATCTGGTCCTCGACGGTGAACAAATCCGACGGCGGCCAGCCCAACCAGTACGACGATCGCGTCGTCCGCATCCCGCCGCCGTCCGCCGGCCAGGGCGGCGGACCGGACTAG
- a CDS encoding helix-turn-helix transcriptional regulator yields MKETSGRLLRLLGLLQMRREWSGQELADRLGITTRTVRRDIDKLRELDYPVQASKGITGGYRLGSGAQLPPLLLDDEEAVAIAIALRTATGSGVAGQGETALRALVKLEQVLPNRLRNRLEALQIATVYAPGRGPTVDPETLSVIATACRDEQQLRFRYGDSETVRTVEPHQVVTWGRRWYLVAWDLGRDDWRTFRVDRMQPKVPAGPRFTPRELPGGDAAAFVAGGIAQRWPYQATVRLHTSADSEPARLSATYGRIEPVDNRSCLLHIGADDARALVFLLGAITVDFEVIEAPELSRELRSAAARFNAAADSDQ; encoded by the coding sequence TGCGGCTGCTCGGTCTCCTGCAGATGCGGCGCGAATGGTCCGGGCAGGAGCTGGCAGATCGGCTGGGCATCACCACGCGCACGGTGCGGCGCGATATCGACAAGTTGCGTGAGCTCGACTATCCGGTGCAGGCATCGAAGGGCATTACCGGCGGCTACCGGCTCGGGTCGGGTGCGCAACTGCCGCCGCTGCTGCTCGACGATGAGGAGGCGGTGGCCATCGCCATCGCGCTGCGCACCGCGACCGGGAGCGGAGTGGCGGGGCAGGGCGAAACGGCGCTGCGCGCGCTTGTGAAGCTGGAGCAGGTGCTGCCCAATCGATTGCGTAATCGACTGGAGGCCTTGCAGATTGCCACGGTGTACGCGCCGGGCAGAGGCCCGACGGTGGACCCCGAAACGCTCAGCGTGATCGCCACGGCCTGTCGTGATGAACAGCAGCTGCGATTCCGCTACGGCGACTCCGAGACCGTCCGCACCGTCGAACCGCATCAGGTGGTGACCTGGGGCCGCCGCTGGTATCTGGTGGCCTGGGACCTCGGTCGCGACGACTGGCGCACCTTCCGGGTGGATCGCATGCAGCCGAAAGTGCCTGCGGGACCGCGCTTCACACCCCGGGAACTCCCCGGCGGCGATGCCGCCGCCTTCGTCGCAGGTGGCATTGCCCAGCGCTGGCCCTATCAGGCCACGGTCCGACTGCACACCTCCGCCGATTCCGAACCGGCACGCCTGTCGGCGACCTACGGCCGCATCGAACCCGTCGACAATCGTAGCTGTCTATTGCACATCGGCGCGGACGATGCGCGCGCACTCGTCTTCCTGCTCGGCGCGATCACCGTCGATTTCGAGGTGATCGAAGCGCCCGAGCTGTCCCGCGAACTCCGTTCTGCCGCAGCACGTTTCAATGCTGCGGCCGACTCTGATCAATGA
- the ilvD gene encoding dihydroxy-acid dehydratase — translation MPPLRSRTTTAGRNAAGARALWRATGMTDSDFGKPIIAIANSYTQFVPGHVHLKNVGEIVAEAIWAAGGVPREFHTIAVDDGIAMGHGGMLYSLPSREIIADSVEYMANAHTADALVCISNCDKITPGMLNAAMRLNIPAVFVSGGPMEAGKAVVVGGVAQAPTDLITAIAASASQAVSDAGLDEVERSACPTCGSCSGMFTANSMNCLTEALGLALPGNGSTLATHAARRALFTRAGQVIVDIATRWYRDDDASVLPRNVATAKAFRNAMALDVAMGGSTNTVLHTLAAAQEGEIDFDLQTIDEISRRVPCLSKVSPNSDYHMEDVHRAGGIPAIMGELRRAGLLETDVTNVHSASFEDWLDTWDIRSGKASDEAIELFHAAPGGVRTIEPFSTENRWSSLDTDAEGGCIRDLAHAYTVEGGLCVLRGNIAPDGAILKTAGIDEDLYTFEGPAVVVESQEEAVSLILNKKIQPGDVIVIRYEGPSGGPGMQEMLHPTSFLKGTGLGKVCALITDGRFSGGTSGLSIGHISPEAASGGGIGLIENGDRIRIDVHTRALELLVPDEVLAERRVKMEASERPWQPVNRERSVTTALRAYAALATSADKGAVRRVP, via the coding sequence ATGCCACCGCTTCGCTCACGTACCACCACCGCCGGACGCAATGCCGCGGGCGCTCGCGCCCTCTGGCGTGCGACCGGTATGACCGACTCCGATTTCGGTAAGCCGATCATCGCCATCGCGAACTCGTACACGCAGTTCGTACCCGGCCATGTTCATCTGAAGAACGTCGGCGAGATTGTGGCCGAGGCGATTTGGGCGGCGGGCGGCGTACCGCGCGAGTTCCACACCATCGCGGTGGACGACGGCATCGCCATGGGTCACGGCGGCATGCTGTACTCGCTGCCCTCGCGCGAGATCATCGCCGATTCGGTCGAGTACATGGCGAATGCGCACACCGCCGACGCACTGGTGTGTATCTCCAACTGCGACAAGATCACTCCCGGCATGCTCAATGCGGCCATGCGGCTGAACATTCCGGCCGTCTTCGTCTCCGGCGGTCCGATGGAGGCCGGTAAGGCCGTCGTCGTGGGCGGTGTGGCGCAGGCGCCGACCGACCTCATCACCGCCATCGCCGCCAGCGCCTCGCAGGCCGTCAGCGATGCGGGCCTGGACGAGGTCGAGCGCAGCGCCTGTCCGACCTGTGGTTCCTGCTCGGGCATGTTCACCGCGAACTCCATGAACTGCCTCACCGAGGCCCTGGGTCTGGCGCTGCCCGGCAATGGCTCCACGCTGGCCACCCATGCCGCGCGCCGCGCGCTGTTCACCCGCGCCGGGCAGGTCATCGTGGATATCGCCACCCGCTGGTACCGCGATGACGACGCCTCGGTGTTGCCGCGGAATGTGGCCACCGCCAAGGCTTTCCGCAATGCGATGGCGCTGGACGTGGCCATGGGCGGTTCCACCAATACCGTGCTGCACACCCTCGCCGCCGCGCAGGAGGGTGAGATCGACTTCGATCTGCAGACCATCGACGAGATCTCCCGCCGGGTGCCCTGCCTGTCGAAGGTCTCCCCCAACTCCGATTACCACATGGAGGATGTGCACCGCGCCGGTGGCATTCCGGCCATCATGGGCGAGCTGCGCCGCGCCGGCCTGCTGGAAACCGATGTCACCAATGTGCACAGCGCCTCCTTCGAGGACTGGCTCGACACCTGGGATATCCGCTCCGGCAAGGCTTCCGACGAGGCCATCGAGCTGTTCCACGCCGCGCCCGGCGGCGTGCGCACCATCGAGCCGTTCTCCACCGAGAACCGCTGGTCCTCCCTCGATACCGATGCCGAGGGCGGCTGCATCCGCGATCTGGCGCACGCCTACACCGTCGAGGGCGGGCTGTGCGTGCTGCGCGGCAATATCGCACCGGACGGCGCGATCCTCAAGACCGCGGGCATCGACGAGGATCTGTACACCTTCGAGGGTCCGGCCGTGGTGGTCGAATCCCAGGAGGAGGCGGTCTCGCTCATCCTCAATAAGAAGATCCAGCCGGGCGATGTGATCGTGATCCGCTACGAGGGTCCCTCGGGCGGTCCCGGCATGCAGGAAATGCTGCACCCCACCTCGTTCCTGAAGGGCACGGGTCTGGGCAAGGTCTGCGCGCTCATCACCGACGGCCGCTTCTCCGGCGGCACATCGGGCCTGTCCATCGGCCACATTTCGCCGGAGGCGGCCAGTGGCGGCGGCATCGGCCTGATCGAGAACGGTGACCGCATTCGCATCGATGTGCACACCCGCGCGCTCGAATTGCTGGTCCCCGATGAGGTTCTCGCGGAGCGACGCGTGAAAATGGAAGCGTCAGAACGGCCTTGGCAGCCCGTGAATCGCGAGCGCTCGGTAACCACCGCGCTGCGCGCGTATGCCGCGCTGGCGACCTCGGCCGACAAGGGTGCTGTGCGGCGGGTGCCGTAA
- a CDS encoding DoxX family protein has protein sequence MTEKPNEPSADAPGSIPPGSPRTTGEPVRSPYDSPTEQFTTSSVKADLTKDLPRTDEELGLDPEVPLYTEVKEAIAAGPTPPAAGNGVPAADDTAPTYAFASIPPAPNGGAEPTTRIRRRDDRRGTLDLGLLLLRLVIGGTFVYHGLQKAAGWFHGPGYDGIRTSMEHGGWKHADFAAPMLIAGELGGGILVAVGLATPLAAGAVLAVILDAWMWKQGMVAGFQYKAGTGVELESILAGGAAAIMLTGPGRLSLDRNRGWATRPFLGSLAALVAAVAAAILTYIYLHGGNPLEGIRPFN, from the coding sequence GTGACCGAGAAGCCGAACGAGCCCTCCGCCGACGCGCCGGGCAGCATCCCGCCCGGATCGCCACGGACGACGGGTGAGCCGGTGCGCAGCCCCTACGATTCGCCGACCGAGCAGTTCACGACCTCCAGTGTGAAAGCCGATCTCACCAAGGATCTGCCGCGCACCGACGAGGAGCTCGGCCTGGATCCGGAAGTGCCGCTGTACACGGAGGTGAAGGAGGCCATCGCCGCCGGCCCGACGCCCCCGGCAGCCGGCAACGGCGTGCCTGCCGCCGACGACACCGCGCCCACCTACGCCTTCGCCAGCATTCCGCCCGCACCCAACGGCGGCGCCGAGCCCACCACCCGTATCCGCCGGCGCGACGACCGCCGCGGCACGCTGGACCTCGGACTGCTGCTGTTGCGCTTGGTCATCGGCGGCACCTTCGTCTACCACGGACTGCAGAAGGCGGCGGGCTGGTTCCACGGCCCCGGCTACGACGGCATCCGCACCTCCATGGAGCACGGCGGCTGGAAGCATGCCGATTTCGCCGCACCCATGCTGATCGCCGGTGAGCTCGGCGGCGGCATCCTGGTGGCTGTCGGACTCGCGACGCCGCTGGCCGCCGGAGCCGTGCTCGCGGTGATTCTGGACGCCTGGATGTGGAAGCAGGGCATGGTCGCCGGGTTCCAGTACAAGGCGGGCACGGGTGTGGAGCTGGAATCCATTCTCGCGGGCGGCGCGGCCGCCATCATGCTCACCGGCCCCGGCCGCCTCTCGCTCGACCGCAATCGCGGCTGGGCGACCAGACCGTTCCTCGGCTCTCTCGCAGCGCTGGTCGCCGCGGTTGCCGCCGCGATCCTCACCTACATCTACCTGCACGGCGGCAATCCCCTGGAAGGCATCCGCCCCTTCAACTGA
- a CDS encoding PH domain-containing protein, giving the protein MIRIPRLAHIGVFLLLFCAAFPFFGWPAGLWVLFAIPVAVAVWIERTRTTVSESGIDARSMFSSRHIDWSEVKGLRIPKRGYLQLHLADDSDVRLPAVGYDRLADLVAASGGRIPDPFIGPEDADAADGSDTDETAAEASAATAEASAAPETDAVATETDAVATESESAQPENPKP; this is encoded by the coding sequence GTGATCCGGATCCCCCGGCTCGCGCATATCGGGGTGTTCCTCCTGCTGTTCTGCGCTGCTTTCCCGTTCTTCGGGTGGCCCGCGGGACTCTGGGTGTTGTTCGCCATACCGGTTGCCGTGGCCGTATGGATCGAACGCACCCGGACCACGGTGTCGGAGTCGGGGATCGATGCGCGCAGCATGTTCTCCAGCCGGCACATCGACTGGTCCGAGGTGAAGGGTCTGCGCATACCGAAGCGCGGGTACCTGCAGCTGCACCTCGCCGATGATTCGGATGTGCGGCTGCCCGCGGTCGGCTACGACCGGCTGGCGGATCTGGTCGCAGCATCCGGCGGGCGAATTCCGGATCCGTTCATCGGACCCGAGGACGCGGACGCGGCCGACGGCAGCGATACCGACGAGACTGCCGCCGAGGCGAGCGCCGCCACCGCCGAGGCGAGCGCAGCGCCCGAGACCGACGCCGTGGCAACCGAGACCGACGCTGTGGCAACCGAGTCCGAGTCCGCGCAGCCGGAGAACCCGAAGCCCTGA